In Carettochelys insculpta isolate YL-2023 chromosome 3, ASM3395843v1, whole genome shotgun sequence, the genomic stretch cagcctaggttgcccatcgctgctgTAGGCTATAGCCCCAAACAGGCAGCAGAGCCCCTTCAGGGCAAACACTTTGGGTATATCTGTCCTGCAGAGGAGGTATTTTCTTAACTAGGGTTAGCTAATGCGGGTTCAATTAGCGGCCAAGACACCACAATTCAGCGTTTATCTCAGGTTAGCAGCTTGAGTTCAATAGGAGCTGCCCCATTGGGTTTAACCTGAGGGGCCATCCAGAGGTAAAAGCTGCTACtgtgtcttcactgctattttaaccTGACTCAGCTCACATGGGTTACAACTAAACCTTTCTATTTTCAGACCTACCCCTAAAAGCCACATTTGCACTGTGACACCCACCCAAACAGATGCCAGGTGTATTTTATCTGTTCTTAATGGCTcttccccccatctccatttgTATTCCTCGCTGAGGCAACAGAGCATTTGAGTGCTGGTGTGCCACCCAGTTGTTAGGACACTGTAGCTGTATTAAGAGTAAGAAGCTGATTGATGCTGAGGGGCCACGGTTCACTATTGCCAAGCACAAGAGCTAAATTATGAATTGGACTCACAAAAGTCATGAATTTGGACCCCAAATTTATGAgattgtttaaaaattatttgatgggggcagggggggttatGGTCTGTATTTTTTATAGTTAGACAACTCCTGCCCGTCCCAGGTATGAGAGATAATTAGTGCTGCTCAGTGCCCACTCCCAAATATATTGGGTGAGGGGATCTGGTTCTCTGATGACAGAGCCCCAACCCCTGATAAGCTTTACCTCTACTCCTCTTAGGGTGCTTCATGTTCCTCTGCCAGAATGGGGGGCAGGGCGGCAACAGAGTCCCATCTCCCTGTTCTAGGATGGGGATCAGAAGCTCCCTGGGGCTCTTCACCTTTCTCTTGTATTACTGGGTTGCATGGCTGTGTTGTGGTGTGATTGGGTGTGTATGGTTGTCTTTCTTTATATAGCAGAGTACGCATCTGCCAGGCAGGGTTGTTGCACTTGTAGATCGCTGTTCAATTGACACACACTGTACCATTGTGTGCTGTAGTGTTGCAATGTAGATTTGTGTTCCAATGTGTGCGTCATTGTGGGGCTGTATGCACATATGCAGGTGTAGTTGTggtgcagcacacacacaattgaGTTGCAGTGTGTGTCCAGCGGTAATGCACTATACTGAGATGGTGTGCTATCTGTGTTGCAGCATGTGGTGCACGCACAACGGTCGTGCAGCATGTGGTTGTGGTACAGCAGCTTTGCAAAGTACAATGGGGGCAAAATGGTGGTGCATTATGTGGTTATGGTGCAATGAGCACTACCATGTGCGATGGAGGTGCAGCATCTGGTTGTGGTGCATTGCAGTATGCAGAGGGGCTGCAATATATGGTTGTAGTGCAGAGCAAGTGTGTTGCAACCTGTGGTGGAGTGCAGTGCATGCAGTGTTAAGTTGTGGTGCATTATAGCATGCAGCACTGGTGCCAGATGCGATTGTGGTACAGAGACCAAGGCAGTCTGCTGGTGTGTTGCAGAGGCTGCAGCGAGGCGTAGGTGTGCAGCGTGCGGCCATGTTGCAATGTGCAGAGGGGTGCAGCACAGGCAGTGCTGCAGTTTGCAGTGAGGGTGCAGCGCACAGGATGCTTCAGTGTGCAGGGGTGTTCAGAGTGTGTGTGGCGCTGCAGTATGCAGTGGGATGCAGTGTGTGGTGTGCAGGGGGGTGCGGTGTGCAGGGGGAGTGCAGCACCCGGGCGGTGCTGCAATGTGCAACAAGGGTGCAGCACACAGAGGTGCTGCAATATGCAGTGGTGGTGCAGCACACTGGGGTGCTACAATGCGCAGGGGAGTGCAGTATGCTGGGGATGCTGCTGTGTGCAGACAGGGTGAACGTGCAGGGGTTGCTGCAGTGCGCAGGGGTTGCTGCAGTGCGCAGGGGTTGAAGCGCATGTGGTGCTGCAgtgtgcagggggtgcaggacgCAACAGTACTGCAGTGTGAAGGGAAGATGCAACGTGTGAGGGAGCTGCACCATGCAGGAGggtgcagtgtgtgggggggcggcACTGTGCAGAGGGGGTTCATCGCGCAGGGGTGCAGCAGTGTCCGGGGGGGACTACACAGTGCAGGGGAGTGCAGTGGTTGCAGCGTGCAGGGGGTGCAGAGTGTGGTGGTGCAGCAGTGTGTCGGGGGGACtgaggagtgcaggggggtgCAGGGCATTGCAGCGTGCGGTGGTGCAGCAGTGTGCTGGGGGGTGCAGCGCGCGGGGGCTAGTGCAACGTGCAGGGGGGTACAGCGCGCGGCGGTGCTGCAGTGTGCAGGGGGGTGCAGCGCGCGGCCGGGCTCCGGCTGCAGGTGGCAGTGAGGGGATTGATCCGCTCCCGCACGTCGGCGATGACTGCAGCCGCCGCCGGTCCCCCAGCCCGGCCGGGGAAGGCTCCCGCCCCGCGCTCGCCAGCGAGCCGGGCCGCCCGGGGCCAGGCCGGCGCCTCCCGGGCAGAGCCGCCGCAGGCAGCGAGGTAAGGGCGCGCCCGGGGCCAGCAGCCGCAGACGGGCGCCGCTGGGCGGGAGGGGCTCGCGCAGCTGCGGGGCCGGTGCGCCAGAGGCCCGGCGGGCGCCTGCCGGGGGTCCAGCCCCGCTCCCCCCGGGCTCGGCGggtcccatggggtggggggagccccagcGCTGTGCCGAGCGGGCAGGGGCTCCGGGTTGTGTTTGTCGGGccgcgggggaggggtgggcgcTGCCTCGGGCCTTCCCCTCCTTTGCGGGGCGGAGAGGTCTGCCCGGCCTGCAGCGCTCGGGGCCCCCTTGGCCCTATTGACTGGGAAGGTTATGACAAGCCGGGCagggccctgctccagccctgggggctgggatgtgtgtgtgtgtgggggggggcttttACCCCAACAACTCTGATTCGTTCTCTGTGGGCTAATCTCTGTGCTCTTTTTTACattgggcgggggtggggcataTGCAGGCTTCATCCGCCATGGACCCACCTTGCGCCCAACCTCTGAGTTGAGGAACTGGACTCCCTCTTTGGGGGTGGGAGTGCGTTTGTTGTTGTGAAGATGAACCTCACACACAGGCTGCAGGACTGGGCTGACCAAAGGCGTCTGGATCCCTTCAACACCTCCCGACAGTTGCTGCACTCTTTGAGCGGGAattacacctcttcctctttgcAGGGGGGTCTTCAGGAGGTGATCCACACAGCCACGCTAGTCACATGCACTTTTCTGTTGACCATCATCTTCTGCCTGGGGTCCTACGGCAACCTCATTGTCTTCTTGTCTTTCTTTGACCCAGCCTTCAGGAAATTCAGGACTAACTTTGACTTTATGATTCTCAACTTGTCCTTCTGCGACCTCTTCATTTGTGGGGTAACTGCCCCCATGTTTGCCTTTGTTCTGTTTTTCAACTCTGTGAATGGTGTTCCTGATGCATTCTGCTTCACTTTCCACCTCACCAGCTCTGGCTTTATCATTATGTCTCTCAAGACGGTAGCTGTGATAGCCCTGCACCGTCTGAGGATGGTCCTTGGGAAGCAGCCCAACCGAACTGCCTCCTTCCCTTGCACCCTGCTTCTCACCTTGCTCCTGTGGGTCACCAGCTTCACCCTAGCTACCCTGGCCACCCTAAGGACCCATAAGTCCCGCCTCTGCCTCCCAATGTCCAGCTTGATCAGTGGTGAAGGGAAGATCATCCTCTATTTGTATGTGAGTGATTTCATTTGCTGTGTAACTGTGGTCTCAGTCTCCTATATCATGATAGCCCAGGCCTTGAGGAGAAATGCCCAAGTGAAGAAATGTCCCCCCATCATCACAGTAGATGCCTCCAGGCCACAGCCTTTCATTGGACCTCCTGCTTCAGggcggggggatggggtgcagtgtgcTGTGCCTGCTTTTTACAGGAACCAGAACTACAACAAGTTGCAGCATGTCCAGACCCATGGCTATAGTAAGAATCTCAGCCAGCTGACAGCCCCAGCAGCCACCAGGCTCCAGCTGGTGTCTGCAGTCAATTTGTCCACCGCTAAAGACTCCAAAGCGGTGGTGACATGTGTGGTCATTGTCCTCTCTGTCTTAGTTTGCTGTCTCCCCTTGGGGATCTCCTTGGTGCAAGACGTGTTCTCCAGCAATGGTGGTTTCATCCTCTACCAGTTTGAGTTGTGTGGATTTAccctaatttttttcaaatctggATTAAATCCTTTTATATATTCCCGTAATAGTGCTGGACTTAGAAGGAGAGTCCTTTGGTGTGTTCAGTATTTAGCCCTTGTTTTTTTCTGTTGCAAGCAGAAGACAAGGCTTCGAGCCATGGGCAAAGGGAGCTTGGAAGTCAATAGGAACAAGTCATCCCATCATGAAACCAATTCAGCATATATGTTGTCTCCAAAACCTCAGAAAAAGTTTGTGGACCAAGCTTGTGGTCCTAGCCATTCTAAGGAAAGCGTGTTGAGTCCCAAGGCTTCTGCTGGACATCAGCACTATGCACAGAGCAGCTCAACTCCCATGAATACCCGCATTGAACCATATTACAGCATCTATAACAGTAGCCCTTCCCAAGAAGTGAGCACCCCAAATAGCTTACAGCCCGTGAAGTCCACTTTTGGATTTGCCAAATCCTACATTGCCATGCATTATCACACTACTAACGACTTGGTGCGAGATTATGACAGCACTTCAGCTAAGCAGATTCCTGTCCCCTCAGTTTAACTTGGAGGATCATTGTGTTTTCGGTCTCTCCCTGTTTGCTTTTATTAATGATTACTCAAAACTCAAAAGGTATAGTATTATATCTGGTTTTGATAGACAGTTGCCATTTATTTACAAacaattattattaatatttggTTATTTAGAGTTGAACTAAGCAGTAGAATACTGTTTCCATTATATTTTCCTGAAATTTTAGGATTTACCATTAATAAAAAAGGGCATCTTTTAGATCTGTATTTGGAATAGTTATATTAGGGTGTTTTAGTTACTATATTTTATGCTGACTACATTATGTATGGAAAGTGGAGGTTTAATTTGTATTATGGCAAAGTAAGTAAAGAACACAGACTTTGCCACCATTATGgtttgttatttatttgttgtaTTTTTAAGAATGTAGAAAACTGTATTTCCAGTGAATTGGATGGATGCTcaagaatttatttttataactTAAGTAAAAAAAAAGCCGTTTTTATTGCAGGCATTGGAAGAATGAATAATATTCCTATAGGAGGTGCCAGGCTGAGTAAATTTTTCTAAGGTTCTAATGTGAAATCCTAggtttattgaagtcaatggaaaactctctttgacttcagtgggaaccagGATTTGACTCATGGTTAGTTATAATGATTGTTACATCACTATCTGTTTAGAGTGACTCTTGCAAGAGGCATTGTGCCTTGTTATATggtaattttaatttattttatacctTTATCGTAGGCACTGGTGtcaaaaaataacattttagtGGCACAAGGAAAAGTGATTTTCAATTTATACAAGTTAACTGTGCAATGCCTAATTATAAATTTTATTTGAGAATACAAATGATTATTGCAATATCACAGTGCTAAGGTTTATTGCTAATGCAAAAGCCTGTGTAATTTTGTAATTTACAAACTGTTACCTGAGGAGCAGTGTTGTTGTTTGTATTTTGTTTATGCCTTTATATATTTCGCAAATTAGTATATACCATTGCCAACAAATGCACGCAGAAATTACTGATACCTGGAAAAACAGAATTACCAACTAATAATATTactatttttttcagattttcttaTCTACTAAAATAATTACAAACATGCTAGTGATAAATTATTTACTTTTAAATCAGATTATTTGTCTACTTCTGCATTTTATCTGTAGCCCTATTTCAGGAACAAAATACAGACATTAAGTTTTTTTATAATACAGATAATTAGTTCTATTGCAATTTGTCTATTATGTCAAATCTTTTCTGAAACAAGATGGTTTTAGTTTTAAAGTGAGTGAGTGCTGTTATATCTGCAGCCAAAAATTTAAGTTTGGTGTTCTTAAAGTCATTCACTTCAATGAGTGgtctgtgtttcaaaagtgctcagcactttaaagacctataGACTtcagctggagcccaggagctctgaaaTAATTAACCCATTTGCAAGTTTATGTGCCTCATTTTAGCCCCAAGTTTGAAGAAGTTGGCATCTTTCATTAAGAAAATGGTGATGCTAACTGTTAGGTTCCAGGGAAATAATTTACTGTTTAGAAATAagagaaaaacttccttttttagTAATGTGACTTGCTTTAGTTGGCTTTTTTAGAAACTAAACTATTTTACAGTGTTTCCATTGAAGAATGTTATTTAAATGAATGATTTTCTTagacaaaagaaaatgtaataatCAGTAATTTAAACAATTTCTTACAATAAGCAATCTAAACAAGTTTCTATCACAAAGATAATTTCAGTGGTTCTTTTCTCACTACTTAGATATTTTTTTCTGGATGAATAACATGGTCCTTGCTAAAGTGATGATAAAATATAACTAACTAAAATGTGTCACGTTTATTTGTTTTCTGTCTGTGGATTACTCCAGCCCTTACCATGATGGACCATAATTGTTTTAAGGGATGGGGGAGATGTTGCAATGGGATTGATCCTGCAACTCTCACTCATAGCCAATGCTGCAGTAAGTTATAACTTTTCATGGGAAAGGATATTAGGACTAGGATTAGGTTTTATGTGTACTTAAGTTGCTCATCTCCTGTTCTGCTTTTCTGGCATGTCCAAAcattccactgaattcagtgagagTCTTGGTTATGAAAGGTTTGCTAGATCAGGTCTTAAGGTGATTGGTTTGTTTATGCTCCTCAAATGATGCATTTGCTTTGTAATCATGTGAGTTCCATAATGTGACTAGGGGTTAAATCCTGATCCCTTTGCTCATAAAAAGCTTGTGTATTGAATATTTGTGTGATGAGTAAAGTGAGAAGGATTTGGCCCTTAAACAGCAGGGCCAAAGCTTTATTACCTACACAcagcacatctcctagaactggaagggacctcaggaggtcatctagtccagtcccctaccctcttggcaggaccaagcaccctccctgacatctattgcCCCAATCctactgagctcacaaccctgggtttagtaggccaatgtgcaaacctgTGGGCTATCCCTACCTTCCTGAAATGGTTTACCAAGACACAAAGAaattgaaaattttcaaaatatgttgtaattttttttaagttaactgTTCATGGAACTTTGTATtcctaatatttttaaatgtttgcagtATCAGATAATAAAATGTAGCATTTCTGAAATTTGAATTGCACTGTGAACGCTGTCCAGTTTGAATTGTCCTATATAAGATTAAATAACAAAGCATTTTGTGCAGCTGTATGGAAGAGGTAAAGAGAAAATACATTGCTGTAATTTTTGAGTTATTCCTTAAGTTAAGTATCAGAAGTCATTAGAAGATCACAAAATAAGTGATTTTTTTATTACTAGTGTGtcttatttatttgtactataGCCTCATCAGATCAGGATTCCCATTATACTGGGCGCTGGAcacagtacagtaatccctcaatttacacagagattgcatcctgggcaacctctatGTAAGTCAAATTTTTCCCCCAgttggggaaagccagggagcagcaatGCTCCACCACCGTTCCAGCCATcctcttcccctggctgggagaagcagtGCAGCCATCTGCTCCAactgctggcttcccccagctggggaaagtggAGGCGGGAAGCCATGTGgccactggcttcccccagcttgcGGTGCAGTactgcactgcaagcagctgtctgcatgccgggctccccagctgggggagctgggggctggatgggggtggtggtttTGATTTgttcttaactcacattaatgcgagttaagtacAAATCGAAATCGcacttctcaagggtttactgtatagaacAAGGTCTTACTTAATAAAAGTGATTGTCTGAGAGAAGATGTAACATGTGAATGGTTAGGGAGGTGGACCACTCATATTAAGAAAGTTTGACAAGGAAGGAGATGAGTAAGAGAGGACATGGTAAAAGTGTATAAAACattgaaaggtttagaaaagtaGATTTGGAGCTATTGTTCTTTCTGTCTTAAAATACAAGAAGATGAGCACATCCTTGTCCTTTTAGTGTAACACAGAATTAGATTGGCAAAGTCATAGGTGCACTGCATAAAGCCACTGAGACCAAAAATCAAAGAGGGATTGGACATTTATATGGGTAAGAAGGAAATGCTGAGTTATAAAAGTCAAGGCCAGGAATAATAGTTAGTCCCTTCTGCTTTATGGTTTAAACCATTTTCTGAGTTAGGGATTATGATGAGACCttcagaggggaggggggcaggttaTCCCCACATCTGCTTAGTGTGGAGTTACTTCACGTTTCTCTGAAACATCTGATGCTGGTCATTGTCCGAGATGAGATATTCTGTGAAATAAATGGGAGAAATTGTAGGACGGTGAACTATTAGGTATGTGTTCAGCCAGTTTATTTTCAGatgattaatttattttataagaCGGGAGTGAGGAAACTTTACATGTCAGGCCCCattttttggccctgcaattagccagggccTCCCCAACCTGTGAGGGGACTACAGGAAgggatgcgggggaggggcacTCAGGAAGAGGGTGCTGGACGCTCCAGGGGGGTGTCccaaagggggaggggtgcttgggggaaggaccCTAGGAGGGTACCTTATCAAGCTGGGAACTCACCAACTGCCTCTGCCACTTGACTCAAGGCCTGtgtgcattctgattggcccagcggCAGGGGTGGGGTCATTTCCTTGGTGACAGCAGTGGTGGAGGTTGCAGGGAAGAAAGCAGAGGTGGGTGTTAGCTGATTGTTGGGTAATGAGTGGTTTGTGAGCCttattacatccgagtctttaactgctaggaccggcagtccctttgcagcgggcagccagtgtggctgacgggtgtcccgaaaggttggtgcagagagcttatttcacccgaCTCTTTACCTGCTAGGACAGACTGACCCTTTGCAGCGgccagccagggtggctgatggatgccccaggagtctgtcccgtggaggcgacaCTACTCAGTGGTTAGCTCTTACtacaccttaccactgaccatgcTAATATAGCCAAACTGGCTCgggctttttgtttgtgtttggccaagttacagtaactggaatgagtcaggctgaagcttaaatggttactatttattaaaaggcagaaataagaatcttagcggttacaaggttattgctctattttcTTAACtgctagtaggatgatacatgtGGCATACCAGTTAGATTACAAATGCAAGTTACACATATAAGGACAAAACGCCTTAGCATACAGAGcttttactattaaatgtgcacaaaggtacatagcaggtataattcttaCCCTTGTGTTCTCCGACTCCGGCGTAGCCAGCGTCTTTCACTCAATGCCTTGTGAAGAAGAGTATGAGGcaggcatcccctgggacctcgggaggcaatgaccttacccgACCGGTAGGtttaggtgattggagctcagttagagtgggctgccggacccttctttataccccttgggtcacgcacagTCTTTCTTATCTAAAGATGCCGATTGTACTGGTTcgcctttgtgacgccagttcttacaagggagttgcaaactTAATTTACGCTTGTAAGaaagagataactaaatcattaagagaGGACATTGTTTTCATATGGGTGCGAGATTCCTTTCCTGGGATGATGTGTAGGCGTGGCAATTATCAGTACCAgtcaagggcagtttgaggccctgtggtcatcagctggcctgttagccctcttatctgtgttcttccgtTGTCCAGGGtcgtgatgaggcagcacatctgtgctctgaggcatcaaagactgtgcttgagattagtaCATCTGTGCTCCCAGCCATCTAAGACTGCactgtttccttttgtcctttgtgctctgaggcacctaagaggggcaagatggagtagagcagggggattctgtctggctgcagtgggggagggagcagaagctacggggcagtgggagggaagcCGATTGCACTGTGcctcccttacaaaatgtcatgctcCCTCTGCGGtgcatgccccccactttgtgcacccctgttgtAAGACATACAGTAAGTCCTTAGCTGGTCGTCTATCTAATGATTATAATTTTGCAAATTGTCATAGACTGCACAGAAAAATAGAGACCATTGGGGGCCAAAATAACATGGTTGGCTGAAGCTGGATGTTGTAGGGACTGGCAAAGCAATTTGTTTCCATTGACACCCATGCCTAAAAACCTACTAAATGCAACACAAACTGCTCTTGCGTGTTCACACTatgctcctggctctggcagagagcatccacacaagcaGCTATTCCATCAGTGCAgagagcagtgcactgtgggtagctaCCCCACTTTGCCAGTGGCCAGGGGATGCTTTCGGAAGGGTTTGCAGTGCCTCGTGGGGCAGGTGCAGCATCTCATGATGCAGGGTTCTCAATCCCATAGTTCCATAGGTTTCCTAGTAGATTGTCAGCTGCTTTTTCAACTGAATTGTGTGGGCCTAGGGGGAGGGAGTATtgtttctggggcagaggggacagcaAGCTGACCCAGCTATCCtgaggtaggaggaggaggaggacaccCTTCCCAcatcagctcccagctctgcacctcACAGCACTCTCTCCCCCTTACTACCAGAAGCAACCCTCTTTGCCTGTCTACCTGCCTATGGTTCTAGTGATTCCCTTTGAGTTCTCTCACAGCCCTCTCCGCTGCCTAGAGCAGCATCCTGTGCAGTTCTGTCAGCTCTCTGTGCTCAGAATTGTGCAGGCAGCCCAGCAGTCCCCCTCCCACgctctctgcagcagcagtttGTTGGCTGCTGTGTTCTGAGTGCAGGGGCGAATGGGAGCATTCCATACCAGCGATGTGCTCTTTGCTCCAGGAGGAAAGCAGCATGGTTAGCTGTCAGATACTTCCTGGAGCTttgaaaaggaaggggcacatgtctgcagggcagcagagatcaaatcAATGATCAGCGTAGTTACAGCCGGCATGATAGGATGTTGGTGAAAGTCAGTTATGTTGGCATAACAAGCAGCAGCATTTATATTGAGGCTTTGTTGCTTTAACATTGCCACAAAAAGCATTATGTCTCGTTGAGATGGCTTTATTTTGTTGGAAAACCAGCAGAGTTTTCCTGCCAAAAGTAGCATCCTGTTGTGGTACACGTACTTGcactgttttgtcagcaaaaggtaGCTGTTGCCGgaaaaactttgtagtgtagacaaagccgtAGTAACTTGACATAAGCTTCTGAAAAGCTTTTGGGAAATGGTAATGcccaggaagaagaagaaaggaagggaaaagaTAACAGATTATAGACATCATACTGGTAAAAAGGGGCAggatggagcagggatggggtttGAGAGGAGAGGTAGGTGGGGTGTGGGCAGAACAAAAGTGGGGCCTGCGGTGGGGAGTTGCCCTAGGCCATGCACCTCGGGCAGTGGGTGAGGGGTTGACCTGGACCCCATGCCCACCCAGGGACAGTCctggctacaggctggggaccaactggctccaTGGCAGTTTGccagaaaatgacctggggattatagtggatgagaaactggatgtGCGTCAACAATGCGCCCATGAtgctaagaaggctaacggcatattggtctgcattagtaggagcattgccaagAGATTGagggaaattattattcccctctgtttggaactggtgaggccacatctggagtactgggtccagttttgggctcccccaTTACAGCAAGTATGTGGACAAATGGGAGACCATCCAGCTGAAGGCCGCAAAAATGAATAGAATGCTGGGGCATGTAACttatgaggtgaggctgaggaaATTGTTGCAGTAGAGGAGATCTAGGTTGTAAGTAGTTCATTAGGAAGGCACTGAAACATTGGAATGGGCtatctagaaaggtggtggaatctccgtccttagaggtttttaaggccaggcttgacaaagccctggctggaatgatttagttggggttggtcctgctctcagcaggaggctggactagatgagctcttgaggtctcttccaactcaaatcttctataattctgtgatctGTCCTCTGTGTTTTGAAACAGAGAGGAGATAAAGAACAAGAAGGAGAGGCATTCTGAGGATGAACAGGACTGGAGAAAATACAGTGGAAAGGGAGGAGCATTTAAAGGTTACCTCCCTGTAATTCAA encodes the following:
- the GPR75 gene encoding putative G-protein coupled receptor 75; translated protein: MNLTHRLQDWADQRRLDPFNTSRQLLHSLSGNYTSSSLQGGLQEVIHTATLVTCTFLLTIIFCLGSYGNLIVFLSFFDPAFRKFRTNFDFMILNLSFCDLFICGVTAPMFAFVLFFNSVNGVPDAFCFTFHLTSSGFIIMSLKTVAVIALHRLRMVLGKQPNRTASFPCTLLLTLLLWVTSFTLATLATLRTHKSRLCLPMSSLISGEGKIILYLYVSDFICCVTVVSVSYIMIAQALRRNAQVKKCPPIITVDASRPQPFIGPPASGRGDGVQCAVPAFYRNQNYNKLQHVQTHGYSKNLSQLTAPAATRLQLVSAVNLSTAKDSKAVVTCVVIVLSVLVCCLPLGISLVQDVFSSNGGFILYQFELCGFTLIFFKSGLNPFIYSRNSAGLRRRVLWCVQYLALVFFCCKQKTRLRAMGKGSLEVNRNKSSHHETNSAYMLSPKPQKKFVDQACGPSHSKESVLSPKASAGHQHYAQSSSTPMNTRIEPYYSIYNSSPSQEVSTPNSLQPVKSTFGFAKSYIAMHYHTTNDLVRDYDSTSAKQIPVPSV